A window of Christiangramia forsetii KT0803 contains these coding sequences:
- a CDS encoding DUF305 domain-containing protein, whose amino-acid sequence MNSEDKKHDSMKGNNYGKFFLMLGLSFVAMYITMYLNTYEFDHVYFSLTRFYMTCLGIAAMAVIMLSLMLNMYKNRKKNIAIYVGSLVLFVSALGLVRAQRPIIGDVLYMKAMIPHHSIAVLTSKRADLKDPETKKLAEEIIEAQKREIAQMKKIIYRLENEN is encoded by the coding sequence ATGAATTCAGAAGACAAAAAACATGACAGTATGAAAGGAAACAATTACGGCAAATTCTTTCTTATGCTTGGACTATCATTTGTAGCCATGTATATCACAATGTATTTGAATACTTATGAATTTGACCATGTTTACTTTAGTCTAACCCGGTTTTACATGACCTGTTTGGGTATTGCTGCTATGGCAGTAATCATGTTATCCCTCATGTTAAATATGTATAAGAATAGGAAAAAAAATATCGCCATTTATGTAGGGAGCCTTGTTTTGTTCGTAAGTGCATTAGGTTTAGTGAGAGCACAGAGACCCATAATTGGAGATGTTTTGTATATGAAAGCGATGATACCTCACCATTCTATTGCGGTATTAACCAGTAAAAGAGCCGATTTAAAAGATCCCGAGACTAAAAAACTGGCCGAGGAGATCATTGAAGCACAGAAACGAGAAATTGCCCAGATGAAGAAGATTATCTACCGTCTGGAAAATGAAAATTGA
- a CDS encoding DUF2911 domain-containing protein — MKNLIYIALIAAFTIQANAQHEDHSGHNMKKSSENSKKSLSPHTSAMAMIGDAHVHIDYSSPSVRDRMIFGGLVGYDRVWQSGAHKVTWLETNKDLDFNGKILPAGKYAFFTVPGKETWKVMFNSHWDQHGKDEYDEAKNVLVLETKPLKLEKLQEELRYEVTKTAEQQGEITLSWEKVKIAIPFKVQK; from the coding sequence ATGAAAAACCTGATTTACATAGCCCTTATCGCAGCTTTTACAATTCAAGCGAATGCCCAGCATGAAGATCATTCCGGTCATAACATGAAGAAAAGTTCTGAAAATTCGAAAAAAAGTCTGAGCCCTCATACCAGTGCAATGGCTATGATTGGGGACGCGCATGTACATATAGATTATTCATCCCCTTCAGTAAGGGACAGGATGATTTTTGGCGGTCTTGTAGGCTATGATCGTGTATGGCAATCTGGTGCTCATAAAGTAACCTGGCTGGAAACCAATAAAGATCTTGACTTTAACGGGAAAATATTACCTGCAGGGAAGTATGCCTTTTTTACGGTTCCCGGAAAAGAAACCTGGAAGGTGATGTTCAACAGCCATTGGGACCAGCATGGGAAGGATGAGTATGATGAAGCTAAAAATGTATTGGTACTGGAGACTAAACCTTTAAAATTGGAGAAGCTTCAGGAGGAATTAAGGTATGAAGTAACTAAAACGGCGGAGCAACAAGGTGAGATTACTCTTAGCTGGGAAAAGGTGAAAATTGCTATTCCTTTTAAGGTTCAAAAATAA
- a CDS encoding efflux RND transporter periplasmic adaptor subunit gives MKKIIIYIGILIAGLLLGYLFFGNSSEEKTANHEHEQGETETMWTCSMHPQIMQPEPGDCPICGMDLIPADASSDGLGADEISMTENAMKLANIQTSIVGQGNGIDGKITLSGKIMESEDQNSVQSSHVGGRIENLNISSTGEKVNRGALLARIYSPELVAAQQELITAAKLKESQPSLYNAVRNKLKFWKLSDNQINQIESSGQVTENFPVYSNVSGVVTEKMVQEGDYVERGQGLLKIANLDKVWAVFDAYESQISNLKEGQDLDISINAIPNENFSGKISFINPILDNASRTVEVRVVLNNSNNQLKPGMFVQAAVESTSKSSNESLEVPKSAVMWTGERSLVYVKTSATEPVFEMREVKLGNSSGETYQVLEGLSSGEEVVTNGTFTVDAAAQLQGKSSMMNQKVEMDSEMGMEMKLSNAFQSQFKQLLPSYFELKDALVASDADKTSAIALELLQKTEKINIEGSSEMLSGHIGKIREMLEGISENEKLENQRDHFRILSQQMILVAGNVEKLDSTIYLQHCPMANSNKGADWLSLSKNIENPYYGEAMLNCGETTKTL, from the coding sequence ATGAAAAAAATAATCATATACATTGGAATTTTGATCGCAGGCCTTCTTCTGGGGTATCTGTTTTTTGGCAATTCTTCTGAAGAAAAAACTGCGAATCACGAGCATGAGCAGGGAGAAACTGAAACTATGTGGACCTGTTCCATGCACCCGCAGATTATGCAACCCGAACCGGGCGATTGTCCTATTTGTGGAATGGATCTTATTCCTGCTGATGCAAGTTCAGACGGACTGGGAGCTGATGAAATTAGCATGACCGAAAATGCCATGAAACTTGCCAATATCCAGACCAGCATTGTGGGCCAGGGTAACGGAATTGATGGAAAAATTACGCTTTCAGGAAAGATCATGGAGAGTGAAGATCAAAACAGTGTTCAGTCTTCCCATGTAGGCGGAAGAATTGAAAACCTTAATATAAGCTCTACTGGCGAAAAAGTGAATAGAGGAGCCCTTCTGGCTAGAATTTATTCACCGGAACTGGTGGCAGCCCAGCAGGAATTGATCACCGCTGCAAAGTTAAAAGAGTCTCAGCCTTCTCTTTACAACGCGGTACGTAATAAGCTAAAATTCTGGAAACTTTCAGATAATCAGATCAATCAAATTGAAAGTTCCGGACAGGTAACTGAAAATTTCCCCGTGTATTCCAATGTTTCAGGCGTTGTTACTGAAAAAATGGTTCAGGAAGGAGATTATGTGGAGAGAGGTCAGGGCTTACTGAAGATCGCGAATCTTGATAAAGTTTGGGCTGTATTTGATGCCTATGAATCGCAGATCTCCAATTTAAAAGAAGGCCAGGATTTAGATATTTCTATAAACGCGATTCCCAATGAAAATTTCAGCGGAAAAATTTCTTTTATCAATCCTATACTGGACAATGCGTCCAGAACGGTGGAGGTTAGGGTGGTTTTAAATAACAGCAATAATCAACTGAAACCCGGGATGTTTGTTCAGGCAGCAGTTGAAAGCACTTCTAAATCAAGTAATGAAAGTCTTGAAGTTCCAAAAAGCGCCGTTATGTGGACGGGGGAACGTTCTTTGGTCTATGTAAAAACCAGTGCTACAGAGCCTGTTTTTGAAATGAGGGAAGTGAAACTAGGGAATTCCAGTGGCGAAACCTATCAGGTTCTTGAAGGTTTAAGTAGCGGTGAAGAAGTGGTGACCAACGGAACTTTTACGGTGGATGCCGCGGCCCAGCTTCAGGGAAAATCCAGTATGATGAATCAAAAAGTAGAGATGGATTCTGAAATGGGAATGGAAATGAAACTTTCAAATGCTTTCCAGTCTCAGTTTAAACAGCTATTGCCTTCTTATTTTGAATTGAAAGATGCTCTGGTAGCTTCTGATGCCGATAAAACTTCAGCGATCGCTTTAGAATTACTTCAGAAAACTGAAAAGATCAATATCGAAGGTTCTTCTGAAATGCTCTCAGGACATATAGGGAAGATCAGGGAAATGCTTGAAGGAATTTCAGAAAATGAGAAACTGGAAAATCAACGGGATCATTTCAGAATTCTTTCACAGCAAATGATTTTGGTTGCCGGGAATGTAGAGAAATTAGATTCCACTATTTACCTGCAACACTGCCCGATGGCAAACAGTAATAAGGGTGCCGATTGGTTAAGCCTTTCCAAAAACATTGAAAATCCATATTACGGCGAAGCGATGCTGAATTGTGGGGAAACAACTAAAACTTTATAA
- a CDS encoding nuclear transport factor 2 family protein yields MKKLKSILFLTAALFIFSSCEEKKEATEDAGEKMKFESRESITRKAEQEVVSKLMKSYKNALENLTTEGTFKLFSDSSEVYESGGVEGTYKEYIDQHLGPELGHFESFKYSDYKLDVNVDLPYAFTTETYVYTIIFNEEEEEGEQRKIQKKGVATSILKRNEDTWKIIKTHSSSRNYNPKQ; encoded by the coding sequence ATGAAAAAACTAAAATCAATCCTGTTTCTCACAGCTGCACTTTTCATCTTCAGCTCTTGCGAAGAAAAAAAGGAAGCAACTGAGGATGCAGGTGAAAAAATGAAATTTGAAAGCAGGGAATCAATAACCAGGAAAGCTGAACAAGAGGTCGTAAGCAAGCTGATGAAATCCTATAAAAACGCCTTGGAAAACCTTACCACCGAAGGTACTTTTAAACTTTTTTCAGATTCGTCAGAAGTTTATGAATCTGGTGGGGTTGAAGGGACTTATAAAGAATATATAGACCAGCATTTGGGACCGGAGTTGGGACATTTTGAAAGTTTCAAATATTCAGATTATAAGCTGGATGTTAATGTAGATCTACCCTATGCTTTTACTACGGAAACCTATGTCTATACCATCATATTTAATGAAGAAGAAGAAGAAGGCGAACAAAGAAAAATTCAGAAAAAAGGAGTAGCCACCTCAATTTTAAAAAGAAATGAAGATACCTGGAAAATAATCAAGACCCATTCCTCGTCAAGAAATTATAACCCAAAACAATAA
- a CDS encoding TolC family protein, with amino-acid sequence MKKLILIIFILAGTGFIHAQQLQTYQNQALDNNPQIQSLQQNVAIAEERINEVNSIPDTEFGAGYFISEPETRTGAQKMRVSVRQMIPWFGTIQSRMDYAGSMVDIEEVDLEIAQRQLKLEVSQLYFDIYEIEEKIEVLQQNIDLLEVYRTMALNSVEVGKASAVEVLRLKMRQNDLLEKKENFQLQKEAKQTQFNNLLNVDDNTQINVQDTLVIPLKESENMNLTLHPELQLYDRFAESIENSELVNKQEAAPKLGFGLDYIGVQERTDMNIPDNGKDIIMPMLSVSVPIFNKKYRSVSRQNELRQDQISSDRTSALNELESRLRSALNERASSRIKFEVQTDNLSQARDAEELLLKQYETGTIDFDDVLDIQEIQLQVQMNLVEAVSTWFKKDAIVEYLTVNN; translated from the coding sequence ATGAAAAAACTGATTTTAATAATATTTATCCTGGCAGGAACTGGATTTATTCATGCTCAGCAACTCCAAACCTACCAAAATCAGGCTCTGGATAATAATCCTCAAATTCAATCCTTGCAGCAAAATGTTGCGATTGCAGAGGAAAGAATCAATGAAGTGAATTCAATTCCCGACACCGAATTTGGAGCAGGCTATTTTATAAGCGAGCCGGAAACCAGAACCGGGGCTCAAAAAATGAGAGTTTCGGTAAGACAAATGATTCCCTGGTTTGGAACTATCCAGTCCAGAATGGATTATGCCGGTTCTATGGTAGATATAGAGGAGGTTGATCTTGAAATAGCACAGAGACAATTGAAATTAGAAGTATCTCAGCTCTATTTTGATATTTATGAAATTGAGGAAAAAATAGAGGTATTACAGCAAAATATCGATCTTCTGGAAGTATATAGAACGATGGCTCTAAATTCTGTTGAGGTAGGAAAAGCTTCAGCGGTGGAAGTGCTCAGACTCAAAATGAGACAAAATGATCTACTTGAGAAAAAAGAGAATTTTCAACTTCAGAAAGAGGCTAAACAAACACAGTTTAATAATCTATTAAATGTTGATGATAACACGCAGATTAATGTTCAGGATACTTTAGTGATTCCTTTGAAAGAGTCTGAAAATATGAATTTAACATTGCATCCCGAGTTACAGCTTTATGACAGATTTGCTGAAAGTATTGAAAATTCTGAACTGGTAAATAAGCAGGAAGCAGCTCCAAAATTGGGATTCGGACTTGATTATATAGGCGTTCAGGAACGAACCGATATGAATATCCCGGATAATGGAAAGGACATTATTATGCCAATGCTATCTGTTTCGGTACCTATTTTCAATAAAAAATATCGTTCTGTATCCAGGCAAAATGAATTGCGGCAGGATCAAATTTCATCTGATAGAACTTCAGCCTTAAACGAACTGGAAAGCAGATTAAGATCAGCATTGAATGAACGTGCTTCTTCCAGGATCAAATTTGAGGTTCAAACAGATAATCTTTCCCAGGCCAGAGATGCCGAGGAATTATTACTGAAACAATACGAAACGGGAACCATAGATTTTGATGACGTCCTGGATATTCAGGAAATACAACTACAGGTACAAATGAACCTTGTAGAAGCGGTGAGCACCTGGTTTAAAAAAGATGCTATCGTAGAATACCTTACTGTAAATAATTAA
- a CDS encoding DUF3347 domain-containing protein: MKREILNLFAILFTAIVFTSCVDNKGKQSVEINSPEEVKKAEKETVDVADQDFKDGMTGKIWHNYLEMKLALTNADASQVKDVAKSMEESFTEERAEMKSIAGQIASTDDIEKQRELFSKFTEKAGPMFEEALSGGAIYKKFCPMAFNNKGAYWYADVEEIRNPYFGEKMLNCGSVKKTIKK; the protein is encoded by the coding sequence ATGAAAAGAGAAATATTAAATCTGTTTGCTATTCTGTTTACAGCCATTGTATTTACGTCTTGTGTGGATAATAAAGGTAAACAGTCAGTGGAGATAAATAGCCCTGAAGAGGTTAAAAAGGCAGAAAAGGAGACGGTAGATGTGGCCGATCAGGATTTTAAAGATGGAATGACCGGGAAAATATGGCATAATTATCTGGAGATGAAATTGGCTTTGACCAATGCAGATGCCAGCCAGGTTAAAGATGTTGCTAAGAGCATGGAAGAATCTTTTACCGAAGAACGGGCAGAGATGAAATCTATTGCCGGGCAGATAGCCAGCACCGATGACATAGAAAAACAGCGGGAATTATTTTCAAAATTTACCGAAAAAGCAGGGCCAATGTTTGAAGAGGCCTTGTCTGGCGGAGCTATTTATAAAAAATTCTGTCCAATGGCCTTTAATAATAAAGGAGCTTACTGGTATGCAGATGTGGAAGAAATAAGAAATCCTTATTTCGGGGAAAAGATGCTGAATTGTGGATCTGTAAAGAAAACCATTAAAAAGTAA
- a CDS encoding helix-turn-helix domain-containing protein, whose product MMIEVFIKNMVCDRCIKVVRNELIEAGLDIKLVELGRVVYESENREVHEKKLHKVLHENGFELLQSSDRILVEQVKLCLIRLLENLPIQKTGTLSNYLSEETDSDYSRLSRIFSYTENTTVEKYFIKLKIEKVKELIQSKEYNFTQMSQLLDYSNVNHLSRQFKTETGMSLTEYKTLNQNFRNSLDQIL is encoded by the coding sequence ATGATGATAGAAGTCTTTATAAAAAATATGGTTTGTGACCGCTGCATAAAAGTAGTAAGGAATGAGCTAATTGAGGCCGGGCTCGATATTAAACTTGTAGAGTTGGGGCGGGTAGTGTATGAGAGTGAAAACAGGGAAGTGCATGAAAAGAAACTGCACAAAGTTCTTCATGAAAATGGCTTTGAATTATTGCAGAGCAGTGACAGGATTCTGGTGGAACAGGTTAAATTATGTCTTATTCGACTTCTGGAAAACCTGCCTATTCAAAAGACCGGCACTTTATCCAATTATCTTTCTGAAGAGACCGACAGTGATTATTCACGTTTGAGCAGGATTTTTTCTTATACCGAAAATACTACCGTAGAGAAGTATTTTATAAAGCTGAAAATCGAAAAAGTAAAGGAACTTATTCAGTCAAAGGAATATAATTTCACACAAATGAGTCAGTTGCTGGATTACAGTAATGTGAATCATCTGTCCAGGCAATTTAAGACTGAAACCGGTATGAGTCTCACTGAATATAAGACGTTAAACCAAAATTTTAGAAATTCTTTAGACCAAATTTTATAG